A region from the Triticum urartu cultivar G1812 chromosome 1, Tu2.1, whole genome shotgun sequence genome encodes:
- the LOC125514412 gene encoding importin subunit beta-1-like → MDITQILLAAQSPDGNLRSAAEGNIKQFQEQNLPNFLLSLSVELSNDERPPESRRLAGIILKNSLDAKDSAKKELLTQQWVSLDHSIKLQIKESLLITLGSSVGDARQTSSQVIAKIASIEIPRREWQDLIAKLLSNMTQPGASAPLKQATLEALGYVCEEIPPEHLEQDQVNAVLTAVVQGMNQTELSSEVRLAAVKALYNALDFAESNFANEMERTFIMKVICDTAVSKEVEIRQAAFECLVAIASTYYVHLDPYMQTIFNLTANAVKGDEEPVALQAVEFWSTICEEEIELQEEYEGSDDANSTVNYRFIEKALPSLVPMLLETLLKQEEDQEQDDNAWNISMSGGTCLGLIARTVGDAIVPLVMPFVEANITKPDWRCREAATFAFGSILDGPSLEKLAPLVQAGLDFLLNTMNDPNSQVKDTTAWTLGRVFELLHSPCSTNPIISNANLPRIMAVLLESSKDVPNVAEKVCGAIYFLAQGYEDAEPASSLLTPYLPNVIAALLTAADRGDMTHVRLRASAYEALNEIVRVSNIPETSSIIGQLLQEIMRRLNLTFDHQIFSSGDKEKQSDLQALLCGVLQVIIQKLSSSDAKSIIAQTADQLMLLFLRVFACHSATVHEEAMLAIGALAYATGPDFVKYMPEFFKYLEAGLQNYEEYQVCSISVGVVGDICRALEDKILPFCDGIMTVLLKDLSNSQLNRSVKPPIFSCFGDIALAIGENFEKYLPYAMPMLQGAAELLVVLDQNDEDMVDYGNQLRRGIFEAYSGILQGIKGAKAQLMIPYAGHLLQFTEAVYKDRSRDESVTKAAVAVLGDLADTLGPISKDLFKSHLFHVEFLRECLDLDDEVRETASWTQGMINQAIVS, encoded by the exons ATGGATATCACTCAGATTCTGCTAGCTGCCCAGTCTCCAGATGGCAACCTTCGCTCAGCAGCAGAAGGCAACATCAAGCAGTTCCAGGAGCAGAATCTTCCCAACTTCCTCCTATCCTTGTCAGTGGAGTTATCGAATGATGAAAGACCACCAGAGTCTAGAAGACTTGCTGGTATTATCCTTAAGAACTCACTGGACGCAAAGGATTCTGCAAAGAAGGAGCTGCTGACTCAACAATGGGTCAGCTTGGATCACTCGATCAAATTGCAGATTAAGGAGTCATTGCTGATAACACTAGGATCTTCGGTGGGTGATGCGCGGCAGACGTCATCACAAGTCATTGCAAAGATTGCATCCATTGAGATACCCCGTCGGGAATGGCAAGACCTCATTGCCAAATTATTGAGCAACATGACGCAGCCTGGGGCCTCTGCGCCACTAAAGCAAGCAACTCTAGAAGCATTGGGGTATGTGTGTGAGGAGATTCCTCCTGAGCACTTGGAGCAGGATCAAGTGAACGCTGTTCTGACTGCTGTGGTTCAGGGGATGAACCAGACAGAGCTAAGCTCTGAAGTCCGTCTTGCAGCAGTTAAAGCTCTGTATAATGCTCTTGACTTTGCTGAGAGCAACTTTGCAAATGAGATGGAGAGGACCTTTATAATGAAGGTAATTTGTGATACTGCTGTATCTAAGGAAGTGGAGATCAGACAGGCAGCCTTTGAATGCCTTGTGGCAATTGCATCCACATATTATGTGCACTTAGATCCTTATATGCAAACCATATTCAACCTGACAGCTAATGCTGTCAAAGGAGATGAGGAACCAGTTGCACTGCAGGCTGTTGAGTTCTGGAGTACTATTTGTGAGGAAGAGATTGAACTCCAAGAGGAATATGAGGGATCTGATGATGCTAACTCAACTGTAAATTATCGCTTCATTGAGAAGGCCCTCCCTTCACTTGTTCCAATGCTGCTAGAAACTCTGTTGAAGCAAGAGGAAGATCAAGAGCAAGATGATAATGCTTGGAACATTTCCATGAGTGGCGGAACATGCCTTGGACTCATTGCTAGAACTGTTGGTGATGCAATTGTCCCTCTTGTGATGCCATTTGTGGAAGCTAACATCACAAAGCCAGACTGGCGTTGTCGTGAGGCAGCCACTTTTGCATTTGGTTCTATCCTTGATGGCCCATCCCTTGAGAAACTTGCTCCCCTGGTACAGGCCGGACTTGATTTCTTGCTCAATACAATGAATGATCCAAACAGCCAGGTAAAAGACACCACTGCATGGACTCTTGGACGGGTATTTGAGCTTTTGCATTCTCCATGCAGTACTAATCCAATCATATCAAATGCAAACCTTCCTCGTATCATGGCTGTGCTGCTAGAGAGTAGCAAAGATGTTCCAAATGTGGCTGAGAAAGTCTGTGGAGCCATATATTTTCTTGCCCAAGGTTATGAAGATGCAGAGCCGGCCTCATCTTTGCTTACACCTTATCTTCCTAATGTTATTGCTGCACTCCTTACTGCCGCGGATCGTGGTGATATGACCCATGTGAGGCTTCGTGCATCTGCTTATGAAGCGCTGAATGAGATTGTAAGAGTCAGTAACATACCCGAAACTTCAAGCATTATAGGCCAGTTATTGCAGGAGATCATGAGAAGATTGAACCTGACATTTGATCACCAAATATTTTCATCAGGCGACAAGGAGAAGCAAAGCGATCTGCAGGCTTTGCTGTGTGGTGTACTGCAGGTCATTATCCAGAAACTGAGCAGCTCAGATGCAAAGTCCATAATTGCACAGACTGCTGATCAGCTGATGCTTCTGTTTCTCCGCGTCTTTGCCTGCCACAGTGCTACTGTACATGAAGAAGCAATGCTTGCCATTGGTGCTCTTGCTTATGCCACAGGTCCAGATTTTGTGAAATACATGCCTGAGTTTTTCAAGTACCTTGAGGCAGGCTTGCAGAATTATGAAGAATACCAAGTATGCTCCATCTCTGTAGGGGTGGTGGGTGATATTTGCCGTGCCTTGGAAGATAAAATTTTGCCCTTCTGTGATGGGATCATGACTGTGCTTCTCAAGGATCTCTCAAACTCACAGCTCAACAGGTCTGTCAAGCCTCCGATTTTCTCATGCTTTGGAGACATTGCTCTTGCCATCGGTGAGAATTTTGAGAAGTACCTGCCGTATGCTATGCCAATGCTTCAAGGGGCGGCTGAGCTTCTTGTTGTTTTGGATCAAAATGATGAGGATATGGTTGATTATGGTAACCAGCTCAGACGGGGAATATTTGAGGCGTACTCTGGCATACTACAGGGCATAAAGGGCGCAAAAGCTCAGCTGATGATACCTTATGCAGGACATCTGTTGCAGTTCACTGAAGCTGTCTACAAAGATCGGAGCAG GGACGAGAGCGTGACAAAGGCTGCAGTTGCTGTCCTGGGGGATCTTGCGGACACGCTTGGGCCAATCTCGAAGGATCTGTTCAAGAGCCACCTCTTCCACGTTGAGTTCCTGAGGGAGTGCCTCGATTTGGATGATGAAGTCAGGGAGACGGCGTCATGGACCCAGGGGATGATAAACCAAGCGATAGTCTCCTAG